CTGCAGAAATAGCCAAACGCTCTCGGGGAACTCCTCGGATAGCAAATAGGCTTTTAAAAAGAGTTAGAGATTATGCCCAAGTAATTGGAGATGGAGTTATTACCTATAAAATAGCCTTAGATGGTTTGAATATGTTAGATGTTGATCAATATGGCTTAGACGCTGTTGATAGAAAACTATTGCTAATGATAATAGATAAATTTGGGGGAGGGCCCGTTGGTTTAGACACCATGGCCGCCTCAATAAGTGAAGCCCCAGAAACTATCGGAGATGTTTATGAGCCCTATTTAATGCAACAGGGGTTTTTAAAACGAACTCCAAGGGGTAGAATGGTTACCCATTTTGCTTATAAGTATTTTGGTTTAGAGCATATTACTGAAGATAAAAAAATTCAACAATCATTATGGGAGAAATAAAATGAAAACTCTATTGCATATGTGCTGTGGACCTTGTGCCACCTATTGTTATAAAACATTAAAAGAAGAGGGGCATAATGTTTACGGTTATTTTTATAACCCTAATATCCACCCTTTAGTTGAGTATAGAAAAAGGAAAGAAAGTGCCTATGATTTTGCCGAAAAAGTAGGATTACAGCTGATAGGTAATAGCAATTATGGTTTAACTGAGTTTGTGCGAAATGTGGCTTTTAGGGAGGCTAATCGTTGTTTTATATGTTATAATATGCGTCTGTTGCAGACTGCAAAGCTAGCAAAAAAAGGTGGCTTTGAAGCATTTACGACAACCCTATTGATCAGCCCATTTCAAAATCATGAGAGCATTATTGAGGTTGGTAAAGCTATTCAAGCACAGATCGGTATTGAGTTTATGTATAGAGATTTTAGAAAAGGGTTTAAACAAAGCGTAGAGCTCTCAAAAGAGCTTAACCTCTATAGACAGCAATACTGTGGATGCATTTACAGCGAAGAAGAAAGATATAAAAACCAAAAGAAGGTATAATTAAAGGATGAGAAAATATGTCTAGGCTACTAAAAGATTATGATTATAATTTACCTGAAGAATTAATTGCTCAAACACCAGTATATCCCAGAGATACCTCGAGGCTTTTGGTGGTTAATAAAACAACAGGTGAAACAAACCATAAAAGCTTTAGCAATGTAATTGATTACTTAAATAAAGGTGATTTATTAGTAATTAATGATACCAAAGTGATTCCAGCAAGGTTATATGGCAGAAAAAAAGAGAGTGGGGGAAAAGTAGAGGTATTACTTTTAAGCCCAGTTAAAGATAATGTTTGGGAGGCACTCGTTAGACCTGCCAGAAGGCTTAAAACAGGTGCTGTAATAGAGTTTGGTGAGGGGGAGCTTATTGCTACAATAACCGAAGAACACCCCGAAGGTAGAAGGTATTTGCACTTTGATAATCAATCCAATATAGATTTTGATTCATTAATAGACAATATTGGCGAGATGCCTTTACCACCGTATATAAAAGAACGATTAGAAGATGCCAATAGGTATCAAACAGTTTATGCCAAAGAGCGGGGCTCAGCAGCAGCACCTACGGCTGGCTTACACTTTACCCCTAGTTTATTAAAAGAAATAGAAAACAAAGGGGTAAAAATAGCACAGGTTACTTTACATGTTGGGCTAGGTACATTTAGACCTGTACAAACAGAGAGCATAACCGATCACCATATGCATAGTGAATATTTTTCTATTCCTAAAGAAACAGTAAGGCTATTAAATGAAACAAAAAAAAGCAATAAAAGAATAATAGCTGTTGGTACAACATCAGTTAGATCTTTAGAGTCAATGACAATAAAAGATGGTGTGTTTAAACAGTCGAGTGGTTTCACAGATATATTTATTTATCCTGGCTATAAGTTTAAAACCATAGATGCACTAGTTACCAATTTTCATTTACCAAAATCTACTTTATTAATGTTAGTAAGTGCCTTAGTTGGAAGAGAAAAAATACTAGATGCCTACAATGAAGCAGTTAAAGAACGCTATAGATTTTTTAGTTTTGGCGATGCCATGCTGATTGTTTAATGGAGGAAAATAGAGTGAGTTTAAAATTTACAGTAAAAACAGAGAGTGCAAAAACAAGGGCTAGGACAGGACTGCTGGAAACAAGCCATGGCAAAATACAAACCCCTGTGTTTATGCCGGTAGGTACCCAAGCAACAGTTAAGACACTCGACCCAGATGAGCTAAAAAGAATGGGTGCAGAAATTATTTTAAGCAACACCTATCACTTATATCTGAGGCCAGGTAGTGACATAGTTGAAGAGGCTGGCGGACTTCATAAATTTATGAACTGGAATAGACCAATCCTAACTGATAGTGGTGGATTTCAGGTATTTAGTTTGGGTGCATTAAATAAAATTACTGAAGACGGTGTTAAATTTCAATCTCATATAGATGGCTCGTATCATTATTTACAGCCAGAGGACTCAATTAGAGTGCAGAATCAATTAGGCTCGGATATTATGATGGCTTTTGATGAATGTGCCCCTTATCCTTGTGACCATTTTTACGCTAAACAAGCTATGAATAGAACTCATAGATGGGCAGTAAGAAGTCTAAAAGCCCATAAGCGTACCCATGATCAGGCCCTTTTTGGAATAGTGCAAGGCGCGTTTTTTAAAGACTTAAGAAAAGACAGTGCCAAGTTTTTAAGTGATTTAGATTTTCCTGGCTATGGTATTGGAGGTTTAAGCGTTGGAGAACCTAAACCTATCATGTATGAAATGTTAGAAGAGACAGTTCCAGAGATGCCTAAGCAAAAACCCCGCTACTTAATGGGAGTGGGGTCACCCGATTGTTTAATAGAGGGTGTTATACGTGGCGTTGATATGTTTGATTGTGTTTTGCCGACCCGTATTGCGCGCCATGGCAAAGCTATGACTAGTACTGGCCCTGTTGTTATTAAACAAGCCCAATATACAAGAGACTTTTCTCCACTTGATAAAAACTGTAACTGTTACACCTGTAGAAACTACAGCAAAGCATATCTACGCCACTTATTTAAGGCTAAAGAAATATTAGGAGCAAAGCTGTTGTCTTATCACAATTTATACTATCTGTTAAATTTAATGAAGGATATAAGAACTGCAATTGAGCAAGATTCATTGCTAGAATTACGAGATAAATTTTATGAAACATATTTAAAGAAGTAAATAGCATGTATACATTATAGTTTATCATAATTTGCTAATAGCAGTACTATTGTCCCATTATAGTGTCAATAACATATAATAATAAGAAAGATTGCGATTGAGCAACCCTGTAATCGGATTAACGGCGTACAAATACTAGGTACTGCCGTTTTTTTATTTAATATAATTTTATTAGGTAACGATTTGCTTTAGCAGATTTTAATTAGTAAAATATGGAGGCTATTATGAAGAAAAGAGCAAGGGCAGGAACAAACAGTAAAAATAGTAGAGCTAGAACTAAAAGAGGTAGAACCAATAGCTATAAATCCTACAACCCAAAGTATACAACAGAATACGATGTTTTTGATGAAAACAAAACGCAAGAATTTTATAATAAAAAGCATATAGCGAATAAAACAAAGTCTTATAGAAATTATAATGGTTATAATCAAGATTATAACGATTTTGCCCATGATAATAATAGAAATAGGGGTAGAAATAATAAAAATGGATTTTACAATCTTAAAAGAACTGGCATATTTAACCTGGCAATGAGAGGCTTTAGACAAGTAGCAAAAGAAGGGATTTTTACCTTAAAGGATATTTTGTTAGGCAAGATAAAGTAGAAGGGTAATATAAGCAGTTTTCGATAGTACTTATAACAGATTTAACACTAAAAAAATTATTTATAAATCATCACTAGTTTATTGGGACAAATACTGTGCTTGTACATATAATGTACAGAAAGAAAATATAGGAGGATGAAAATGAGTCGTTACTGCTATTTTTTACCTCGTAGAAGGCGTAAAAGACGTAGAAGACGTCGTTATGCTTATTGCGTTTCTAAAGGCAGAGTTTATAAACATATAGGCAAATATTATTTTACAATGTATAGTAAGTGTTATCGTAAAACAGTCCAAAAAACGAGACCATATTACCTAGGAGATCCAGAAGCACCTATAACAGACCCTCTTATAATAGATGACAGCCAAATCCCCATAACAACTGAGTAATTTATGATATATAATTATGAGCTATCCACTAATATTAGTTGATAGCTCTGTTTGTAATTCATAATATTAAAATAACTAGTTACATGGCATCTATATTAGCTATTAGCTCATCACTCATATGTCCAAAATCTAGTGCAACTTTATCTAAAGATGTAGCTATTTTTACGCATATTGGAATAGCCGCAACACCAGCTGCTACAAGAGCAATATCAAAATCATAGTCTGCGACTATCGAAAAAATTCTATCTAAATCGTATAGTTTTTTTACTGGAGATATACCCGCAATACAATTATAGCCTTTACTGTTTAAAATAGCTTTTAACTCAAGAGCAGTGTTACCAATTGTAATTATTTTTTTATCAATTAGTAAATCTTTTAAATAGTTTTGTTTAGCTAATCTGTAGTTTATAACAGAGTGAGTTAATTTTGCTTTTAAAGGGGGTTTATTCAGCATTATTTGACCTAAAATAAAATCACAATCAGGAAAACCCCTGCCAAAAGGCATGCCAACCCAGTCTGCCTTATACATGGCATCTAACACTAAGTCTTTGGCACTGTAATCAGGAATTTTATTTAAGTGTTTCCATAAC
This Clostridium sp. 'deep sea' DNA region includes the following protein-coding sequences:
- the queA gene encoding tRNA preQ1(34) S-adenosylmethionine ribosyltransferase-isomerase QueA, which codes for MSRLLKDYDYNLPEELIAQTPVYPRDTSRLLVVNKTTGETNHKSFSNVIDYLNKGDLLVINDTKVIPARLYGRKKESGGKVEVLLLSPVKDNVWEALVRPARRLKTGAVIEFGEGELIATITEEHPEGRRYLHFDNQSNIDFDSLIDNIGEMPLPPYIKERLEDANRYQTVYAKERGSAAAPTAGLHFTPSLLKEIENKGVKIAQVTLHVGLGTFRPVQTESITDHHMHSEYFSIPKETVRLLNETKKSNKRIIAVGTTSVRSLESMTIKDGVFKQSSGFTDIFIYPGYKFKTIDALVTNFHLPKSTLLMLVSALVGREKILDAYNEAVKERYRFFSFGDAMLIV
- the tgt gene encoding tRNA guanosine(34) transglycosylase Tgt encodes the protein MSLKFTVKTESAKTRARTGLLETSHGKIQTPVFMPVGTQATVKTLDPDELKRMGAEIILSNTYHLYLRPGSDIVEEAGGLHKFMNWNRPILTDSGGFQVFSLGALNKITEDGVKFQSHIDGSYHYLQPEDSIRVQNQLGSDIMMAFDECAPYPCDHFYAKQAMNRTHRWAVRSLKAHKRTHDQALFGIVQGAFFKDLRKDSAKFLSDLDFPGYGIGGLSVGEPKPIMYEMLEETVPEMPKQKPRYLMGVGSPDCLIEGVIRGVDMFDCVLPTRIARHGKAMTSTGPVVIKQAQYTRDFSPLDKNCNCYTCRNYSKAYLRHLFKAKEILGAKLLSYHNLYYLLNLMKDIRTAIEQDSLLELRDKFYETYLKK
- a CDS encoding GT-D fold domain-containing glycosyltransferase, with translation MKTKYDKGYDKGHDIGYKNGFDEGFVWGKRSIIPESFGQGFSYAWSFNDKQKKNIANYLAKLKEQIQPDSAVAKDIGEALKNKTGLSIIRVGDGELMVMAQQTIPTKLVKLRGHMLWKHLNKIPDYSAKDLVLDAMYKADWVGMPFGRGFPDCDFILGQIMLNKPPLKAKLTHSVINYRLAKQNYLKDLLIDKKIITIGNTALELKAILNSKGYNCIAGISPVKKLYDLDRIFSIVADYDFDIALVAAGVAAIPICVKIATSLDKVALDFGHMSDELIANIDAM
- a CDS encoding epoxyqueuosine reductase QueH translates to MKTLLHMCCGPCATYCYKTLKEEGHNVYGYFYNPNIHPLVEYRKRKESAYDFAEKVGLQLIGNSNYGLTEFVRNVAFREANRCFICYNMRLLQTAKLAKKGGFEAFTTTLLISPFQNHESIIEVGKAIQAQIGIEFMYRDFRKGFKQSVELSKELNLYRQQYCGCIYSEEERYKNQKKV